Genomic DNA from Bacteroides zhangwenhongii:
TATCAGTTCAGGTTTTTATGAAATGATATGATAACAACCAAAGGTTTGGTTTGTTTATTTTGGGTATGTTAAGAAAGGGGATAAAAAAAGCCCCGCATGATGCGGAGCTTTGAAATATATAATCAAAAAGCGGTAGATTATTCTGCACTTTTTCTTCTGATCGCTCTTTTGGTTGTTGGCGCGGGAGCTTCTTCAGCCTTGTGTTCAATCTGTACACCAGCCAATTCCGGGTCAATCATGATACGTCCGCAATATTCGCAAACGATCACCTTCTTACGAGAGCGGATATCCAATTGTCTCTGAGGCGGAATCTTGTTAAAGCAACCACCGCACGCGTCACGTTGTACATATACGATACCCAGTCCGTTACGAGAATTTTTACGTATACGTTTGAATGACTGCAATAGACGCGGCTCAATTTTAGTTTCCAGATCTTTGGCTTTGTCTCTCAACTTTTCTTCTTCCTGCTTGGTTTCAGAGATAATCTCATCCAACTCGCTCTTCTTCTGTTCGAGGTCTTTTTGTCTTTCATCCAAGACCTGTTCGTTTTTCACAACTTCACCCTCTTTCTC
This window encodes:
- a CDS encoding zinc ribbon domain-containing protein, with translation MAREAKKDPNELTVEQKLKTLFQLQTMLSKIDEIKTLRGELPLEVQDLEDEIAGLSTRIDKIKAEVDELKAAIAGKKVEIETAKASVEKYKSQQDNVRNNREYDFLTKEIEFQTLEIELCEKRIKEYSADKEEKEGEVVKNEQVLDERQKDLEQKKSELDEIISETKQEEEKLRDKAKDLETKIEPRLLQSFKRIRKNSRNGLGIVYVQRDACGGCFNKIPPQRQLDIRSRKKVIVCEYCGRIMIDPELAGVQIEHKAEEAPAPTTKRAIRRKSAE